Proteins from a genomic interval of Bos mutus isolate GX-2022 chromosome 15, NWIPB_WYAK_1.1, whole genome shotgun sequence:
- the PSMA1 gene encoding proteasome subunit alpha type-1 yields MFRNQYDNDVTVWSPQGRIHQIEYAMEAVKQGSATVGLKSKTHAVLVALKRAQSELAAHQKKILHVDNHIGISIAGLTADARLLCNFMRQECLDSRFVFDRPLPVSRLVSLIGSKTQIPTQRYGRRPYGVGLLIAGYDDMGPHIFQTCPSANYFDCRAMSIGARSQSARTYLERHMSEFMECNLNELVKHGLRALRETLPAEQDLTTKNVSIGIVGKDLEFTIYDDDDVSPFLEGLEERPQRKAQPTQPADEPAEKADEPMEH; encoded by the exons ATG tTTCGCAACCAGTATGACAATGATGTCACTGTTTGGAGCCCTCag ggCAGAATTCATCAAATTGAATATGCAATGGAAGCTGTCAAACAAGGTTCAGCCACAGTTGGTCTGAAATCAAAAACTCATGCAGTGTTGGTTGCATTGAAG AGAGCACAGTCAGAACTTGCAGctcatcagaaaaaaattctCCATGTTGATAACCATATTGGTATCTCAATTGCGGGACTTACTGCTGATGCTCGACTATTATG taatTTTATGCGCCAGGAGTGTTTGGATTCCAGATTTGTATTTGACAGACCTCTTCCTGTGTCTCGTCTTGTATCTCTAATTGGAAGCA AAACCCAGATACCAACACAGCGATATGGCCGGAGACCATATGGTGTTGGGCTGCTCATTGCTGGTTATGAT GATATGGGTCCTCACATTTTCCAGACTTGTCCATCTGCTAACTATTTTGACTGCAGAGCTATGTCCATTGGAGCCCGATCTCAATCAGCTCGTACTTACTTGGAGAGACATATGTCAGAGTTTATGGAGT gCAATTTGAATGAACTGGTTAAGCATGGTCTGCGTGCCTTACGGGAAACCCTTCCTGCAGAACAGGACCTGACTACAAAG aatGTTTCCATTGGAATTGTTGGTAAAGACTTGGAGTTTACgatttatgatgatgatgatgtgtcTCCATTCCTGGAAGGTCTGGAAGAAAGACCACAGAGAAAGGCACAG CCTACTCAACCTGCTGATGAACCTGCAGAAAAGGCTGATGAACCAATGGAACATTAA